A stretch of Aureispira sp. CCB-E DNA encodes these proteins:
- a CDS encoding gamma-glutamyl-gamma-aminobutyrate hydrolase family protein, producing the protein MIKLGITGGLFPPNEQRTIFQKKQLCYLEKEFANYWASFGVMPILIPNLSPQLLPSFLEQLDALALLGGTDISPLQYGEQPIGEWHGDSLRDDYELSILDWFVQKEYPVFGICRGFQLLNVYFGGSLYQDLPSQYSKQVKHHCSKKYDLHTHPINLVKNELLDELRVNKSAHLVNSIHHQGIKRLAKDLVPIAHADDGLIEAFYYNNAPKGKVMGVQWHPEFFFNAAEKFIDDKVIIEHFLQFASIKPSLVK; encoded by the coding sequence ATGATAAAACTAGGCATTACAGGTGGATTATTTCCACCCAACGAACAACGAACTATCTTTCAAAAAAAGCAACTCTGCTATTTAGAAAAGGAGTTTGCAAACTATTGGGCATCCTTTGGGGTAATGCCTATTTTGATTCCCAATCTATCTCCCCAATTATTGCCATCTTTCTTAGAGCAGTTAGATGCCTTAGCATTATTAGGAGGTACAGACATTAGTCCATTGCAATATGGAGAGCAACCCATAGGAGAATGGCACGGAGATTCTTTGAGAGACGACTATGAGCTTTCTATTTTGGACTGGTTTGTGCAAAAAGAATATCCAGTGTTTGGTATTTGTCGTGGATTCCAGCTTTTAAATGTTTATTTTGGAGGTAGTTTGTACCAAGATTTGCCAAGCCAGTATTCTAAACAAGTCAAGCATCACTGCTCAAAAAAATATGACTTACATACGCATCCTATAAACCTAGTAAAAAATGAATTGTTAGATGAATTGCGCGTAAATAAAAGCGCTCATTTGGTAAATTCTATTCATCACCAAGGAATCAAAAGGCTAGCCAAAGATTTAGTCCCAATTGCTCATGCAGACGACGGCTTAATAGAAGCTTTTTATTATAATAATGCACCTAAAGGAAAAGTAATGGGTGTACAGTGGCATCCAGAGTTTTTCTTTAATGCTGCTGAAAAATTTATTGATGATAAAGTTATTATTGAGCACTTCTTGCAATTCGCTAGCATCAAACCATCTTTAGTAAAATGA
- a CDS encoding alkene reductase: MKSIRKSTALFEPFAMGTIPLTNRFVMAPMTRSRANEKGAVPNDLMAAYYEQRASAGLIITEATQISKQGMGYARTPGIFTKAQIEGWKKITQKVHAQGSKIFLQLWHVGRVSSAQVNGLQPIAPSPIIAKDTNVYIFDGAPNGDATFIPVEQPKAMTTDDIQQVIQEFKYGAKNAIEAGFDGVEIHGANGYLIDQFLRSNTNHRNDQYGGSKENRLRFLIEVTQAVVKAIGAEKTGIRLSPFIKFKDMDDPEIMDTIMLAASALNDIEVAYLHLCEADWDDAPNIPIAFREALRQRFKHTIIATGNKTPQTGNDLIQQNLVDLIGFGRAFISNPDFPERVKVGARMNQITDTHTLFGGGGAKGYTDYPKLP, from the coding sequence ATGAAGTCAATACGAAAATCTACAGCACTTTTTGAACCATTTGCAATGGGAACTATTCCTCTAACCAATAGATTTGTGATGGCTCCTATGACACGTTCTAGAGCAAACGAAAAAGGGGCTGTTCCCAATGACCTTATGGCTGCTTATTACGAACAAAGAGCATCTGCTGGGCTTATCATTACAGAAGCAACCCAAATATCCAAACAAGGCATGGGCTATGCTCGAACTCCTGGTATTTTTACCAAAGCGCAAATAGAAGGTTGGAAAAAGATTACTCAGAAAGTTCATGCTCAAGGGAGTAAAATTTTCTTACAACTTTGGCATGTTGGCAGAGTATCTAGTGCTCAAGTCAATGGCTTGCAACCCATCGCTCCTTCTCCTATCATTGCAAAAGATACCAATGTTTATATTTTTGATGGAGCACCCAATGGCGATGCTACCTTTATTCCTGTTGAGCAGCCTAAAGCAATGACAACCGATGACATTCAACAAGTTATTCAAGAGTTTAAGTATGGAGCAAAAAATGCTATTGAAGCAGGATTTGATGGGGTTGAAATTCATGGTGCCAATGGCTACTTAATTGATCAATTTCTGAGAAGTAATACCAATCATAGAAACGATCAATATGGAGGTTCTAAAGAGAACCGCCTCCGTTTTTTGATAGAAGTTACTCAAGCTGTTGTTAAAGCAATCGGAGCAGAAAAAACAGGTATTCGCCTTTCTCCATTTATAAAATTTAAAGACATGGATGATCCTGAAATTATGGATACCATTATGCTTGCAGCAAGTGCTTTAAACGATATTGAAGTAGCCTATTTGCATCTGTGTGAAGCAGATTGGGACGATGCGCCCAATATACCGATCGCTTTTAGAGAAGCGTTAAGACAACGGTTCAAACACACCATTATAGCAACAGGAAATAAAACGCCTCAAACTGGCAACGATTTAATTCAACAAAACTTAGTTGATTTGATTGGTTTTGGCAGAGCGTTTATAAGCAATCCCGATTTTCCTGAACGAGTCAAAGTTGGTGCAAGGATGAATCAAATTACGGATACCCACACGCTTTTTGGTGGCGGAGGTGCCAAAGGATATACCGATTATCCCAAACTTCCTTAG
- a CDS encoding lipoprotein signal peptidase — MKRSHFVLGLIFFILIIDQVLKIWVKLNMPLGDSFKVLGLDWFRIHFTENKGMAFGMEFGGDYGKLFLSLFRIVVVGFIAYFLNKLVRKKASFLLLACISLIFAGALGNILDSIFYGVCFSDSGTFHNPRLATFMPSEGGYAGVLYGKVVDMLYFPMFEGFWPKWMPFVGGKYFMFFQPIFNIADSAISLGVFIAIVFYRRFQREFDEQQNVSNEPSIAVDNSDSTPVNNSKDSIDQL, encoded by the coding sequence TTGAAACGCTCACATTTCGTCTTAGGTCTAATTTTTTTCATTCTAATAATTGATCAAGTACTCAAAATTTGGGTAAAACTAAACATGCCTTTGGGCGATTCTTTTAAAGTTTTGGGCTTGGATTGGTTTCGGATTCATTTTACAGAAAACAAAGGAATGGCATTTGGGATGGAGTTTGGTGGAGATTATGGCAAGTTATTTTTAAGCCTTTTTAGAATTGTAGTTGTTGGATTTATTGCCTATTTTTTAAATAAGCTAGTCCGCAAAAAAGCTAGCTTTTTACTATTAGCTTGTATTTCTCTAATTTTTGCAGGTGCTTTGGGCAATATTCTTGACTCTATTTTTTATGGCGTTTGTTTTTCTGACAGCGGTACCTTTCACAATCCACGTTTGGCTACTTTTATGCCTTCTGAAGGAGGATATGCTGGGGTTTTGTATGGCAAAGTAGTAGACATGCTCTACTTTCCAATGTTTGAAGGTTTTTGGCCCAAGTGGATGCCCTTTGTTGGAGGTAAGTATTTCATGTTTTTTCAACCCATCTTTAATATTGCCGATAGTGCTATTAGTCTAGGTGTATTTATTGCTATCGTATTTTACCGCCGTTTTCAAAGAGAATTTGACGAACAACAAAATGTCTCCAATGAACCAAGCATAGCCGTTGATAATTCGGATTCTACTCCTGTTAACAATTCTAAAGATTCCATCGATCAACTTTAA
- the xseA gene encoding exodeoxyribonuclease VII large subunit has product MPKEINQPTFSLFELNEHLKRVVAFNMRETIWINCEIADVGTSKGNVYISLVERDDFKISARAEGVIWGRSLEKITRKIGDSLWSILQVGRQVLLCVQVEFHEYFGMKLSIKDIDPTVTIGQLELKRLQTQKKLEAEQFTELNMQVPTNLVWQRIAIISSSTAAGLQDFLQQIKTNPHQYKFQYELFEAVVQGVNVPQEVMLQIDKIEARKDEFDCVVIVRGGGARLDLMGFDDYDLCVALATCELPIITGIGHDIDETLADLVAYQTLKTPTAVADYLIHRMLNFESTIVQSALDIKHLAIQKIQQASNRVDLLEAKLKQVAAQQLKAAHQELDAIEEKLRLLNPQTILERGFSMITDEEGRLIKSINKLEKEKIYYLHLKDGKVPIKLDLLTTL; this is encoded by the coding sequence ATGCCTAAAGAAATCAATCAACCAACTTTTTCTCTTTTTGAACTGAATGAGCATCTTAAACGTGTGGTTGCTTTTAATATGCGTGAAACGATCTGGATTAATTGTGAAATTGCAGATGTCGGAACAAGCAAAGGGAATGTATATATATCTTTAGTAGAACGGGATGATTTTAAAATATCTGCTAGAGCCGAAGGAGTTATATGGGGGCGTTCTTTGGAGAAAATTACTAGAAAAATTGGAGATTCTTTATGGTCAATTTTGCAAGTAGGTCGACAAGTACTGCTTTGTGTGCAGGTTGAGTTTCATGAGTATTTCGGAATGAAACTATCCATTAAAGATATTGACCCAACAGTAACCATTGGGCAATTGGAACTTAAACGTCTACAAACACAAAAAAAATTAGAGGCAGAACAGTTTACAGAACTCAATATGCAAGTTCCTACTAACTTGGTTTGGCAGCGAATTGCTATCATTTCTTCTAGTACTGCTGCGGGACTACAGGATTTTTTACAGCAAATCAAAACAAATCCTCATCAATATAAATTCCAATATGAATTGTTTGAGGCTGTTGTGCAGGGGGTGAATGTACCCCAAGAGGTCATGTTGCAAATTGATAAAATAGAAGCTCGGAAAGATGAATTTGATTGTGTTGTTATTGTTCGAGGTGGTGGTGCTCGTCTAGATTTAATGGGATTTGATGATTACGATTTGTGTGTGGCTTTGGCGACTTGCGAGTTGCCCATTATAACAGGAATAGGGCATGATATTGATGAAACCTTAGCGGATTTGGTCGCTTATCAAACTTTGAAAACACCAACAGCTGTTGCGGATTATTTGATTCATCGAATGCTAAATTTTGAGTCTACTATTGTACAGTCTGCTTTGGATATTAAGCATTTAGCAATACAAAAAATTCAACAAGCCTCTAATAGAGTAGATTTATTAGAAGCGAAATTAAAACAGGTTGCCGCACAACAGTTAAAAGCCGCACATCAGGAACTAGATGCTATAGAAGAAAAACTTCGTTTGTTAAACCCTCAGACGATTTTAGAGAGAGGTTTTTCTATGATAACAGACGAAGAGGGGAGATTAATAAAAAGTATCAATAAACTTGAAAAAGAAAAGATTTATTATTTGCATTTGAAAGATGGAAAAGTGCCAATTAAGTTAGATTTGCTAACAACCCTGTAA
- a CDS encoding lipoprotein signal peptidase, translated as MKKSHYTIALALLVLILDQTLKIWVKLNMPLGDYFEVLGLNWFHIHFIENPGMAFGIEWGGEYGKLALSLFRIVAISFIGYMLYKLVKQNASFIVLTSITLIFAGAVGNILDSVFYGLVFSESTAIDVATFMPPEGGYTDFLHGKVVDMFYFPLIDSHFPEWFPIWGGKPLQFFEFIFNIADASVFIGTAIIFVFYKHFFNKEEEENVTINNNKESSINEENLSVSDS; from the coding sequence TTGAAGAAATCACATTATACGATAGCACTCGCTTTATTGGTCTTGATTTTGGACCAAACTCTAAAAATTTGGGTAAAATTAAACATGCCCTTGGGCGATTATTTTGAAGTCTTAGGATTAAACTGGTTTCACATCCACTTTATAGAGAACCCTGGAATGGCATTTGGAATTGAATGGGGTGGCGAATATGGTAAATTAGCTTTAAGTTTGTTCCGCATTGTTGCTATTTCTTTTATAGGATATATGCTGTATAAACTGGTCAAGCAAAATGCCTCTTTTATTGTCCTTACTAGTATTACCTTAATTTTTGCTGGAGCTGTTGGCAATATTTTAGACTCTGTTTTCTATGGTCTTGTATTTTCAGAAAGTACTGCCATTGATGTGGCAACATTTATGCCTCCAGAAGGAGGATATACAGATTTTTTACATGGCAAGGTGGTTGATATGTTTTATTTTCCATTAATTGATTCCCATTTTCCAGAATGGTTTCCTATTTGGGGAGGCAAACCCCTGCAATTTTTTGAATTTATTTTCAACATTGCCGATGCCTCTGTTTTTATAGGAACAGCTATTATATTTGTTTTTTACAAACATTTCTTTAACAAAGAGGAAGAAGAAAACGTTACCATCAATAACAACAAGGAGTCTTCGATTAATGAAGAAAATCTTTCTGTTAGTGATTCCTAG
- a CDS encoding queuosine precursor transporter: MKIEEDEQILGENQVQEGLDEGGKRVTEFKSNRLFFILGGFFLANAFIAEFIGVKIFSLEGTLGMSPWGLDPMGGEGPLNFTAGVLLWPIVFIMTDVINEYFGVSGVRFLSYLAASLIAYAFIMVFASISLSPADWWVEGYTAKGIPNMQAAFAGVFGQGLWIITGSLIAFLVGQIVDALVFRRVKVWTGKNRIWLRATLSTMVSQLIDSYLVLYIAFVLGADWSMDMLFSIGTTNYVYKVTIAICFIPLLYLIHKLIDKYLGKEVADELKELALKKN; the protein is encoded by the coding sequence ATGAAAATAGAAGAAGACGAACAAATTTTAGGTGAAAATCAAGTTCAGGAGGGACTTGATGAAGGAGGAAAAAGAGTCACAGAGTTTAAAAGCAATCGTTTGTTTTTTATTTTAGGAGGATTCTTTTTAGCCAATGCTTTTATTGCAGAATTTATTGGAGTAAAGATTTTTTCTCTAGAAGGTACCTTGGGTATGTCTCCTTGGGGCTTAGATCCTATGGGAGGAGAAGGTCCATTGAATTTTACGGCAGGAGTATTGTTATGGCCAATTGTATTTATTATGACAGATGTTATTAATGAATATTTTGGAGTTAGTGGGGTGCGGTTTTTGTCGTATTTGGCGGCTAGTCTTATTGCCTATGCTTTTATTATGGTATTTGCGTCAATCAGTTTGTCGCCTGCCGACTGGTGGGTAGAAGGGTATACCGCTAAAGGAATCCCCAACATGCAAGCTGCCTTTGCTGGTGTTTTTGGGCAAGGATTATGGATTATAACAGGGTCTTTGATCGCTTTTTTGGTTGGTCAAATCGTTGATGCACTTGTATTTCGAAGAGTAAAAGTATGGACGGGCAAGAATAGAATATGGTTAAGAGCAACACTTTCTACAATGGTTTCTCAATTGATTGACAGTTATTTAGTGTTGTATATTGCATTTGTGCTGGGAGCCGATTGGTCTATGGATATGCTATTTTCAATAGGAACGACCAATTATGTTTATAAAGTAACGATTGCGATCTGCTTTATCCCGTTGTTGTATCTAATACACAAACTTATCGACAAATATCTAGGCAAAGAGGTTGCCGATGAATTAAAGGAACTTGCTTTGAAAAAGAACTAA
- a CDS encoding non-canonical purine NTP diphosphatase, translated as MSKLVFATANQNKVNEIQKIMGAQYDFLSLEDIGCTEDIPETQPTIVGNALQKARYVYEKYGMNCFAEDTGLQIHALDGAPGVYSARYAGPARDANNNMDKVLTELGDTDNRAAQFKTVIALILDGKEYTFEGIVEGYILKERQGTGGFGYDPIFRPRESDRTFAEMSSDEKGKISHRGRATEKLRKFLLSL; from the coding sequence ATGAGTAAACTAGTGTTTGCTACTGCTAATCAAAACAAAGTTAATGAAATCCAAAAAATAATGGGAGCGCAATATGATTTCCTGTCTTTAGAAGACATTGGTTGTACGGAAGACATTCCCGAAACACAACCCACTATTGTTGGGAATGCACTCCAAAAAGCACGTTATGTCTACGAAAAATATGGAATGAATTGTTTTGCAGAAGATACTGGCTTGCAAATTCATGCTTTAGATGGCGCACCAGGGGTATATTCTGCTCGTTATGCAGGTCCTGCGAGAGATGCCAATAATAATATGGATAAAGTCCTAACAGAATTAGGGGATACAGATAATCGAGCGGCCCAATTTAAAACTGTCATTGCACTAATTTTGGATGGCAAAGAGTACACCTTCGAAGGAATTGTGGAAGGGTATATTCTAAAAGAACGTCAAGGAACAGGAGGATTTGGTTACGATCCTATTTTTAGACCAAGAGAAAGTGATCGAACTTTTGCGGAAATGTCTTCTGATGAAAAAGGTAAAATTAGTCACAGGGGGCGTGCTACCGAAAAATTGAGAAAGTTCTTATTGTCTTTGTAA
- a CDS encoding DUF5682 family protein — MEIKLFGIRHHGPGSSKSLIKALSVYQPDIILIEGAEELSNLLPYVQDETLVPPVAALIYNPKNLQQAVYYPFTVFSPEWQTFLFAQKYGIPVVQMDLPQSLRLGLDEVPEKIAELKKLEGQEDVKDIVKDPLGYMASLAGYTDSERWWEAMFEQGDGNEDIFGVILDLMKTLRTEIGNQGQAYNLIREAYMRKKLRKAIKDKYERIAVVCGAWHTPALDDLNAYKVKDDNALLKGIPKVKTKATWIPWTYDRIATSSGYGAGVVSPAWYELLFFNRDNATINWMAKVSQLFKKEDLETSSAHAIEGVRLAETLAALRGLEVPGIGELTESVMTIFSGGYQSQLDLIRHKLVIGDKMGDVPETIPIIPLQQDIELNIKALKLKKYKKADVVWLKATANKPKGGLDLRQEHDLKQSQFLHRLNLLSIQWGIPDVATGRELSTKNEYWKMEWRPEFALQIIEAGMWGNTIQQATVNFVINQATHAQTLVELTQLLEKVIHANLPEAINELVQELKNLAAITKDINHLMTALPPLVRIYRYGDVRNTEIGMVDALLQKIVPRICISLPNACTSLDESASEEMFDQVLSVNRSLLLLNEEMYLTVWEETLERLLDNQHIDGKIRGAATRILLDNEVLNVETAAGILSYALSKSVDVVVASSWLNGFLYGSGLLLIHNPILWEIVDEWVSGLKDEQFQQMLPALRRTFAAFAPAERQKMLQLVRDGKLIERPTFDTNLDPERVKIVLPMLQLFFGE, encoded by the coding sequence ATGGAGATAAAATTATTTGGAATAAGACATCACGGTCCTGGTTCTTCTAAAAGTTTGATAAAGGCATTGAGTGTCTATCAGCCAGATATAATTTTAATAGAAGGAGCAGAAGAATTGAGTAACCTCCTTCCTTATGTGCAAGACGAAACATTGGTGCCTCCTGTTGCTGCTTTGATTTATAATCCTAAGAATTTACAACAAGCTGTTTATTACCCATTTACTGTTTTTTCTCCCGAATGGCAAACGTTTTTATTTGCTCAAAAATATGGTATCCCTGTAGTTCAAATGGATTTGCCTCAATCGCTGCGGTTAGGATTGGACGAAGTGCCTGAAAAAATAGCTGAATTGAAGAAACTGGAAGGGCAAGAAGATGTAAAGGATATAGTAAAGGATCCGTTGGGCTATATGGCATCTTTAGCAGGATACACAGATAGTGAACGTTGGTGGGAGGCTATGTTTGAACAAGGAGATGGCAACGAGGATATTTTCGGAGTGATTCTAGACTTGATGAAAACTTTAAGGACAGAGATAGGCAATCAAGGACAAGCCTATAACTTGATTCGAGAAGCATATATGCGTAAGAAATTGCGTAAAGCAATTAAAGACAAATACGAGCGCATTGCTGTTGTCTGTGGAGCTTGGCATACACCCGCCTTGGATGATTTGAATGCTTATAAAGTAAAAGATGATAATGCATTGTTAAAAGGGATTCCCAAAGTAAAAACAAAAGCTACTTGGATCCCTTGGACATATGACCGAATCGCTACTTCTAGTGGGTATGGGGCAGGAGTTGTATCACCTGCTTGGTATGAATTGCTGTTTTTTAATAGAGACAATGCCACAATTAACTGGATGGCAAAAGTTTCTCAGTTATTCAAAAAGGAAGACTTAGAAACGAGTTCAGCTCATGCGATCGAAGGCGTACGTTTGGCAGAAACTTTGGCTGCTCTTAGAGGTCTAGAAGTACCTGGAATAGGAGAACTGACGGAATCTGTAATGACTATTTTTTCAGGAGGATATCAAAGTCAACTGGACTTAATTCGACACAAGTTGGTGATTGGGGATAAAATGGGGGATGTTCCAGAAACAATTCCAATTATTCCTTTACAGCAAGATATAGAACTGAACATTAAAGCATTAAAACTAAAAAAGTATAAAAAAGCAGACGTGGTGTGGTTAAAAGCTACTGCCAACAAACCCAAGGGAGGGTTAGATTTGAGACAAGAACATGATTTAAAGCAAAGCCAATTTTTGCATCGTTTAAATTTGCTATCCATACAATGGGGAATACCCGATGTTGCAACAGGTAGAGAGTTGAGTACGAAGAATGAATATTGGAAAATGGAATGGCGTCCTGAATTTGCTCTGCAAATTATTGAGGCGGGAATGTGGGGAAATACCATCCAGCAAGCGACGGTCAATTTTGTGATCAACCAAGCAACTCATGCTCAAACATTGGTAGAGTTGACCCAATTATTAGAAAAAGTAATTCATGCTAATTTGCCTGAAGCAATCAATGAATTGGTGCAGGAATTAAAAAATTTGGCTGCTATAACAAAGGATATTAATCATTTGATGACAGCTTTGCCTCCGTTGGTTCGAATTTATAGATATGGCGATGTTCGAAATACTGAAATTGGTATGGTCGATGCGTTGCTCCAAAAAATAGTGCCTCGAATTTGCATTTCTTTACCCAATGCATGTACTTCTTTGGATGAATCAGCTAGCGAGGAAATGTTTGACCAAGTATTGTCTGTTAATCGCTCTTTATTATTATTAAATGAGGAAATGTATTTAACGGTTTGGGAAGAAACGTTAGAACGATTATTAGATAATCAACATATTGATGGAAAAATAAGAGGAGCTGCTACCCGAATTTTGTTGGATAATGAGGTGTTAAATGTCGAAACGGCAGCAGGGATATTAAGTTATGCTTTGTCTAAAAGTGTCGATGTTGTTGTCGCAAGTAGTTGGTTGAATGGTTTCTTATATGGAAGTGGTTTGCTATTAATTCACAACCCTATTTTATGGGAAATTGTAGACGAATGGGTTAGTGGATTAAAAGACGAGCAATTTCAACAAATGTTGCCTGCTTTACGCCGTACTTTCGCAGCTTTTGCGCCCGCAGAACGTCAAAAAATGCTACAACTGGTGCGAGATGGTAAATTAATCGAACGCCCTACTTTTGATACAAATTTAGACCCTGAACGGGTAAAAATTGTCTTACCAATGCTACAACTGTTTTTTGGTGAATAA
- a CDS encoding GH92 family glycosyl hydrolase has protein sequence MKNILLSLLILFVLNACKKEAKSTLVSTKSKPDYTQFVDPLVGTSKMGHVFPGATAPFGMVQLSPQTNFEVMFNEDGSYNTETYEYCAGYQYRDSTILGFTHTNFSGTGHSDLGDFLVMPTTGELVLEPMVRQEGKKGFYSTFSHSEEKASPGYYKVNLESYGILAELTASERVGFHQYTFPESEEAHVILDMVYNVYHHDNKNVWTFIRVENDSLVTGYRQTKGWARDKKVFFAMQFSKPFKSYGHKKYDAVKYDGFYRRFDQEHNFPEMAGKDIRAFFNFDTKNAEKIKVKFALSSVSTSGALKNLEAEIPHWDFEKTKEETKKKWNEELSKIEVTSLTEEDKVNFYTAIYHTNLSPILYEDVDGQYRGLDQNIHTSKGFTNYTIFSLWDTYRALHPLFNITQPSRNNDMIKSMLAHYEQSVHGMLPIWSHYANENWCMIGYHATSVLADAMVKKVGNFNQKQALAASVSTAKVRYFDELGAYIDYKYVPDDKGHSSVSKTLEYAYNDWCIMKMAEELGNTAVAREFEDRSKSYENVYDPSIGFMRPKLSDGTFRESFDPMDTHGQGFIEGNAWNYGLYVPQYIDKMVEMMGGKDHFSKHLDSLFTVDIDEKYIAKHEDITRDGIIGNYVHGNEPGHHIPYLYNWTGHPEKTQARVRMILDTMYAPNVDGLCGNDDAGQMSAWYVFSALGFYPVTPGSSDYALGSPLVRDAVIHLENGKTLRIEAKNQHKDNVYVKEVYLNGKKLDGTMLSHHDLVKGGHLLFEMSNKPAIESK, from the coding sequence ATGAAAAACATATTGCTTTCTCTGTTGATACTATTTGTATTAAATGCTTGCAAAAAAGAAGCAAAAAGTACTCTTGTTTCTACTAAATCAAAGCCTGATTATACTCAATTTGTCGACCCTTTGGTAGGAACAAGCAAGATGGGGCATGTTTTTCCTGGAGCAACGGCACCTTTTGGAATGGTACAGTTGAGCCCCCAAACTAACTTTGAGGTGATGTTTAATGAGGACGGTAGTTACAATACAGAAACGTATGAGTATTGTGCTGGTTATCAGTACCGAGATTCAACTATTCTAGGGTTTACCCATACGAACTTTAGTGGAACAGGGCATTCTGATTTGGGGGATTTTTTAGTAATGCCCACGACTGGAGAATTGGTACTTGAACCTATGGTGAGGCAAGAAGGCAAAAAGGGGTTTTACTCTACGTTTTCGCATAGTGAAGAAAAAGCATCTCCTGGGTATTACAAAGTTAATTTAGAGAGTTATGGAATTTTAGCAGAATTAACAGCTAGCGAACGGGTTGGTTTTCATCAATACACCTTTCCAGAGTCAGAAGAAGCGCATGTTATCTTAGATATGGTGTACAATGTATATCATCATGATAATAAGAATGTTTGGACTTTTATTCGAGTTGAGAATGATTCTTTAGTAACGGGGTACCGACAAACTAAGGGATGGGCTAGAGATAAAAAGGTGTTTTTTGCCATGCAATTCTCTAAGCCTTTCAAAAGCTATGGGCACAAAAAATATGACGCTGTTAAATACGATGGCTTTTATCGACGTTTTGACCAAGAACATAATTTTCCTGAGATGGCGGGCAAGGACATTAGAGCATTTTTCAATTTTGATACAAAAAACGCTGAAAAAATTAAAGTTAAGTTTGCTTTGTCTTCTGTCAGTACTTCGGGAGCTTTGAAAAACTTAGAAGCTGAAATACCGCATTGGGATTTTGAAAAAACAAAAGAAGAGACAAAAAAGAAGTGGAACGAAGAACTTTCTAAAATAGAAGTGACTAGTTTGACGGAAGAAGATAAAGTGAATTTTTACACAGCAATTTATCATACTAACCTTTCACCTATTCTCTATGAAGATGTGGATGGTCAGTATAGAGGCTTAGATCAAAACATACATACTTCCAAAGGATTTACAAATTATACTATTTTTTCATTGTGGGATACTTATCGAGCTTTGCACCCATTGTTTAACATCACCCAACCAAGCCGCAATAATGATATGATAAAATCTATGTTGGCGCATTATGAGCAAAGTGTACATGGTATGTTACCTATATGGAGTCATTATGCTAATGAAAATTGGTGTATGATAGGCTATCATGCGACTTCAGTTCTTGCAGATGCAATGGTTAAGAAGGTAGGAAATTTTAATCAAAAGCAAGCTTTGGCTGCGTCAGTAAGCACAGCTAAGGTTAGATATTTTGATGAGCTTGGTGCTTATATAGATTATAAATATGTTCCAGATGATAAAGGGCATTCGTCTGTATCTAAAACATTGGAATATGCTTATAATGATTGGTGTATTATGAAGATGGCAGAGGAATTGGGAAATACTGCTGTTGCAAGAGAATTTGAAGATCGGTCTAAATCTTATGAAAATGTTTACGACCCTTCTATTGGTTTTATGAGACCCAAACTGTCGGATGGAACTTTTAGAGAATCCTTTGATCCAATGGACACACATGGTCAAGGGTTTATAGAAGGAAATGCGTGGAACTACGGATTGTATGTTCCTCAGTATATTGATAAAATGGTTGAGATGATGGGTGGAAAAGATCATTTCAGTAAACATTTAGATTCTTTATTTACAGTCGATATTGATGAAAAGTATATTGCTAAACATGAAGATATTACTCGTGATGGAATCATTGGAAATTATGTGCATGGAAATGAACCAGGGCATCACATCCCTTATTTGTATAACTGGACGGGGCATCCTGAAAAAACACAAGCACGTGTTCGTATGATTTTGGATACGATGTACGCTCCTAATGTTGATGGTTTGTGTGGAAATGACGATGCAGGGCAAATGAGTGCATGGTACGTTTTTAGCGCACTAGGGTTTTATCCTGTAACTCCTGGTTCTTCGGATTATGCATTAGGAAGTCCTTTAGTAAGAGATGCTGTAATTCATTTGGAAAATGGAAAAACGCTAAGAATTGAGGCTAAAAATCAGCATAAAGATAATGTGTATGTAAAAGAAGTTTACTTGAATGGAAAAAAACTTGATGGGACAATGTTATCTCATCATGACCTAGTCAAAGGGGGACATCTTTTATTTGAGATGTCGAATAAACCTGCAATAGAATCGAAATAA